From the genome of Thunnus thynnus chromosome 1, fThuThy2.1, whole genome shotgun sequence, one region includes:
- the dut gene encoding deoxyuridine 5'-triphosphate nucleotidohydrolase, mitochondrial isoform X1 — MTHTRTLLRLKNLQQQCFSSFDAAPRFVGREFHIRMRTHNKEVTDASAISPSKRARTETKPEERPVLKFAKLSEHATTPSRGSAKAAGYDLYSAYDYSIGPMDKAIVKTDIQIAVPHGCYGRVAPRSGLAAKHFIDVGAGVVDEDYRGNVGVVLFNFSKDTFEVKKGDRVAQLVCERICYPELEEQKTLDDTERGDGGFGSTGRN, encoded by the exons AtgacacacacacgaacactgCTCAGGCTAAAGAATCTCCAGCAACAGTGCTTTTCGTCATTTGATGCTGCCCCACGTTTCGTAGGAAGGGAATTTCACATTCGGATGCGCACTCACAACAAAG AAGTTACAGATGCATCTGCAATTTCTCCATCTAAGAGGGCAAGAACAGAAACAAAGCCTGAAGAGAGACCTGTCCTCAAATTCGCTAAACTTTCTGAGCACGCCACAACACCTTCCAGAGGATCAGCAAAAGCTGCAGGATATGACCTCTACAG TGCATATGATTATTCCATCGGTCCTATGGATAAGGCCATTGTGAAGACAGACATCCAGATAGCAGTTCCACATGGCTGTTATGGGAGAGTGG CACCGAGATCTGGACTGGCGGCAAAACACTTCATCGATGTTGGTG CTGGAGTTGTAGATGAGGACTACAGAGGCAATGTTGGAGTTGTTCTCTTTAACTTCAGCAAGGACACATTTGAAG TGAAAAAGGGTGACAGAGTTGCTCAGCTGGTGTGTGAGAGAATCTGCTACCCAGAGTTGGAGGAGCAAAAG ACTCTTGATGACACAGAGCGTGGTGATGGAGGTTTTGGATCAACTGGACGCAACTGA
- the dut gene encoding deoxyuridine 5'-triphosphate nucleotidohydrolase, mitochondrial isoform X2, whose protein sequence is MPVLEVTDASAISPSKRARTETKPEERPVLKFAKLSEHATTPSRGSAKAAGYDLYSAYDYSIGPMDKAIVKTDIQIAVPHGCYGRVAPRSGLAAKHFIDVGAGVVDEDYRGNVGVVLFNFSKDTFEVKKGDRVAQLVCERICYPELEEQKTLDDTERGDGGFGSTGRN, encoded by the exons ATGCCCGTCCTAGAAGTTACAGATGCATCTGCAATTTCTCCATCTAAGAGGGCAAGAACAGAAACAAAGCCTGAAGAGAGACCTGTCCTCAAATTCGCTAAACTTTCTGAGCACGCCACAACACCTTCCAGAGGATCAGCAAAAGCTGCAGGATATGACCTCTACAG TGCATATGATTATTCCATCGGTCCTATGGATAAGGCCATTGTGAAGACAGACATCCAGATAGCAGTTCCACATGGCTGTTATGGGAGAGTGG CACCGAGATCTGGACTGGCGGCAAAACACTTCATCGATGTTGGTG CTGGAGTTGTAGATGAGGACTACAGAGGCAATGTTGGAGTTGTTCTCTTTAACTTCAGCAAGGACACATTTGAAG TGAAAAAGGGTGACAGAGTTGCTCAGCTGGTGTGTGAGAGAATCTGCTACCCAGAGTTGGAGGAGCAAAAG ACTCTTGATGACACAGAGCGTGGTGATGGAGGTTTTGGATCAACTGGACGCAACTGA